The following DNA comes from Solanum stenotomum isolate F172 chromosome 11, ASM1918654v1, whole genome shotgun sequence.
TTAAcaaatctctttttttctctaatCCATATGTTGTGTAGGCAGTGAAGGGTGCCATCCTACATTGCTTCATTATTTTTGTGTGTCaaatagtattatatatatcttCAGGTAGATAAGTAGCTCTAATAGCCttagttgcgcggactcttcacttttgatgccgcacCCGTCTCGGATTCTTCAACTTGCCCAATTTGCTCTGGACGACCAAGGCCCGAAATGTTCCTTCCGGGAGTGCCCATACAGGTGATAACGTCCAGATTTTCTggaattttatttaatgtaaTCGGACGAAAATCATGGAGAATACGAGTTTGtttgaattgatttattttaggtgtttttaagcaaaaataagtttttaagcAATTATCTAAAATAGTTACTTATTTATTGGGCATTAAAACTATCAGCtaattatttagtataaaatTTGGATGTAAACGATCTGAACTAAAAAGTTCAACACGGAGTAACGCATTTTCGTTAGAAAAATAAGCACATAAACAAATATAGTTCTTATAAAGAATTCTAATGATGAATAATTCCATATGTGTGTGTTATCAAGAGCAAAAACTCCCATCTCCTTGAGTGcatcttttcatattttcaaaTCCTTATCATGCTTGCGATCTTCATTTACTTGGAGGGATTCATATCCCAATAATGATTTGTATTCAAACTATATATGAGCCTGATTTTATAAGttcataaatttataaattttaaattataatcctGATTTTGATCTACCATCGGTAAAAGGTGAAAGTCAATTTACTTGACTTCAAAACCATATAGAAGTGAGTGCAATATCAAATCGTTAATTTTTTATGATAgtaaaatgtatatataaagaagGCCTCCTATTTTGAATCGAGGGTCTACGAGAAACATCATTTCTATCTTCACAAGGTACACACAATTCTTCTGGATCTCACTTACGGGATTACACTACGTGTCTACAAACTAGTTGTGCAATAAGTTTTGAGGTGTCAGAAGCGTTTAGAAtactaaattaattttcaatgtTACATGTCAAAAAGCACCCGTGGCCTAATGGATAAGGCGTCTGACTTCTAATCAGGCGATTGTGGGTTCGAGTCCCACCGGGTGTGTAatctttttcctttccttttttttaccCAAGGTGTTTGGTCATTACATGAGCAATGCATTATCGTTGCACCAAATGTaatctttttcatttccttttttttaccCGTGACAAGGCATTTGGTCATTACATGAGCAATGCATTATCGTTACACCAAATGTAatctttttcctttcctttttttaccCGTCACAGGGCGTTTGGTCATTACATGAGCAATGCATTATCGTTACACCAAATGTAatctttttcctttcctttttttaccCGTGACAAGGCGTTTGGTCATTACATGAGCAATGCATTATCGTTACACCAAATTACACTGAGTAatctttttcctttcctttttttttacccGTGACAAGGCATGAGCAATGCATTATCGTTACACCAAATTACACCGAGTATGTTGTTATGGTTACAGCTAGTCAAACATGAGCAATGCATTAAATGTTCTTAGATATGGTTGCAGCAAATTACACCGAATATGTTATGGTTACACCAAAAAATCATTGGACTTATTGACAGAAGGGTCTGAAAATTTTGTGGGGAAGTCACATATATACCATCGGCTATCATAGTGTATACATTGTTTTTAGGTATGTATAGTATAAAGTGTACACAACCTATACACTTCgtatatattttgtaaactAGATGACTGAATGGCTCAAGTCCGTAATTATCCCAAATTCTGCATGCCCAGCAACAAAATCTAaacaaaaattagtaaaacaaaagaaattaaggCTTGTGCCATATTTGGTGTGTGTGAAGTGCCAATTACCTAACAGGCAAAATCTGAAACTCCAAAATGAGCAAGTTTAGGAAGATACAGGGCATTAGCTGCCCAACACtcaaattatcaaataaaaattgagaaacATTTTATCAGTCAAAAACTGCAACTTTCGAAATCACTTGACATCTATGAATACATTAAGGAAGCTGTTCAATTTTCGTCAAGTCAGTGAAGATGAATCTTCCATGGTGAATTAGTACATTGATATTGGCTAGTCCCCAAAAGGGATCTATTCTATATACAACAAGCCAATTTGCTAATCAAAATGTTTATCCATTGTACAACAAAATGAAGGATATAATAATTTAACGCCAGGAGATGGCTTGACTGGAAAGTCCTGCCTCTTTTGCTGTGATCCTTCAAGCTGCCACCGAATGTCTACACCATCACATCAAATAGCTTCGGGGAAACGTAATTCTGCAGGACCAGGACCTAAAATCCCTTTTTGCTCAGTTATCTTTCCCAACCCTATAGATGAATCAGTCTGTCCATTCTCCTCTTCATTCCATAAAATGACTTGCCATTCCATCTGGATCACGAGGAGACGAGATTAAATTATACAGTAGACTACTGGGAATAACATTGAAAGCCTGGTAATAGAAAGTAGCAAAGTACAAGCATGTCCTCTGCCAAGAAACCACTCCTGTAGATAGTTTCTTTCAACCAAGATGCTGCTAATCCAAAGAATCAAACAATCACTCAATAGGATCGTTTATTTCCCAACCATAAATTATGCAGACTTTCCATGAATAATTATGCTGCCTACACACAGTATGAAGATCTAATGAAATTGAACAAAGACCTCAAAAGTGGAGTAGAAACCTTACCTCATCAAGATAGTGGCTTCCAACAGGCAAAAATGGAGTTGTAAGTGGAGGTGCAATATCCGGATCATGTTTTTGAAATATGAATGTGGTGTATAGACCTGCATAAGAAAAATACGTAAGGATAGGAAATTAGTGAAAGATGTTGTAATACAAGACCAGAACCAGATTTTAGTTGATGGTCAATGCAGTGAATAATCTGATTACCTAAAACGTCATACGATCTGGGAAGAAGTCTGCCCCTGGGATCAAAAAAGTTATGACCAGCATCTTGTAGCATTCCAAGAAATTGTGCTCTATGAATGGAGTAAAATGAAGGAAGGATCAGCTGTTCTGATTAAAGAAATTTATCAGAAGAACTTTATTTGGAGACTAAAGATGCTTGAAACAATGGTCTAAACAGACACTACTAATAATCTAAGAAAATGGGACCAAAAAGGCTCAATAAATGAAGCAACTTTATCAAATTATCAGTTATTTCTGCTGATAACAATAGAACTGTGGTATGTTAAGCCTTAATTTAAGCAATAATTCCAGGCTGGATAAAAGTTTATCCACTTTTTACTCAGTTATTCCTGTCCAGCTAACAACCCTCAAAAACCttctaaaagaaataataaaatttaacaaccaaaagaaaaggaaaaatagatataattagaaaaagaaaatcagtaTACTATAAGTGACCCATTAAATTCGTAAAAGGTAGGAAAAATGGTCAAGTGATGGGAAACCATTTTCTTTCACACTTACTAGGAAATATTATGGTGTACTTGGTGAGACAAATACTGAACACCTCACAACATGAAAAAAGTTGAATTGAAGTTAGGTTCCCACCCAATATTACATCCATCTGAGTACACTATGCAATGCATGTATACACTACTTTTTGGCAAGTGCATTGCCATGAATTATACAGATTCCCTATGCAATAAACTATCACATTTTAAAGTTTAACTTCAAAAGAATCATCACTTTACCTTCATGGCTTCATCAATGATGTGATAAAAATTCAGGTAATTTCATGATAGATTAAAATGGTAAACAAGCAAAATGAAACAGCCATGATGGTGAAGTTGTAAGTTACAATCTATTACCTGTTATCATCATAAAAATCTGTCAAGTTCTGAATCTCCGTGTGCTCAAGGCCAGCCTCTCTGGCCAACCTGAGGAATATGACTTAACAAGTTAATTATAGGATTTATTTACATTGGCAAGATAAGAAAATAAGCTAAGCTAAAATATTTCTTCCCATTTTGGAAATGCAAGAGCACAAATGTTGACAtctgaaactcaaaaaaatgaCACAAACAAACCACAGATGCATACGGATAACCTACTAGATTTGTAAAACATTGTAAAATAGAATACCCAGATTAACATTACGAGAACAAGTTTGGTTATTCCCATATCTGAAAAGGCGTGATTTCAAATAGTTGAACATTGGACAATAGAAGTATCATAGTGGATCATGATTGGAGGCATGGCAGGGTTCCTCCCTGATGGCAGGGCTTACTGGGAAAAGTGGGGTTCAACAAGGAGGATTCAAAAAAGGGGGCTCAAGGGAACTATAGACAGAGGTATGGGGTGGGGTGAAGGTAACAGAAAACAACAAAACCAATTGAAATTTGACAGGGGATATTGCTGCATGAACCTGAGCAGGCTTGGAAAATGAACTAAACATTGGGTTTCAGCAGAGACGTCACTTGCAAACTTCAATTGATACTTCTTACCAAAGAAAGGAAACCTGAAATCCAATTCACAACAGAACATAACTAATCGCTCAAAAGAGACAATAAGATCAAACATAAGTGGGTGCTAAGTGGATTCCAtacttctcttcctcaacctcgAAAGTGATCATGTAATTTTCTGATCTAATACAACTAGGGACAATGTTTGGTTTCATCCCACCGCTCCGATTATGGTATGCTTCAACATTCTTCTGGTACTTTGCCCTATAACAACCACATGGTCAAATGGAGTGCAAACAACCAAACAAGAATAAGCAGAATCTTGAGATAAAATGACTTATGCAAAGAGAGACAGAACCACCATGAGTGGATCTCAACAAGGCCTTGAACCCAAGTAAAATCCCCATGCCTACTAGACTTACATAAGCATCCTTCTTTATAAGCTAGACTTACATAATCATCTTATTGCAATATACTTGTATGAGTTGAAAAAATATCTATTCAACGGCATATAAGAAAGTAAACAGACACTCTGATCAAGAAATCAGCATACCTATAACACCCGCAAAAGGCAAGAAATGAACAAAAGAAAGCACACGAAATAAGCTATAGATTCTGAAGTATGCCTCTAACTTATATGCCATACTTCATCCAGAAAATGTAACTAATGTGAATCTAATGTATAAAGGCAATTACAGAAGCAAGAGGAATAAATAACCCAACTACTGAAAAAAACGAGATATTGATCGTTTCTTTTTGATAAGGTAAAGTGTTTACTGATAAATAAGTACAAAGAGGGTACTACAAAAAGGAAACTGAGATATTAATAAAAGGATTTTACAGCCCATAAACAaggaactcatttttttctttctcaatttgttgAATAATGTCAATAATCACTATGACGAATCATGACTTACTATAATGTCCAAACACCTAGAGATTCTGTTATCCTCCATTCATCTCTTCATACAGTGTTGCCAAAGGATCATTTGAAGTGTACTTAGACCCTGAAGGCTCAGTTAAAGCCAGGTTGTGTGCTTCACCTCACTTAAGCAGCTCTCTAGTGTAGGCACTAAGGTACTAAAGCATTGTTGCTTGTTTTTGAAAGAGCATTAACAAGATAATATTATAGTTGGTAAACTGATGCATTAATTATTGGAAAACATTAAGCATGTATTTTTTGTGATTGACAATAAGAAAGGCAGCCCAGtgcacaaaaacaaaaaaattaacataaggAAAGTAGAAAACTAGCTCTAAAAAACATTTCATCTAAACCAGAAATTAAGATGGTTTTCCAACTTGATggatactccctctgtccctaattacttgtccactttcaaattggcacacctattaagaaaacaatgattgacatagtgagtttacccttttacccctattaattatgaagtggatgaattaaaaatttaagatttcaaaaaattctacctttttcaaagcaATTAATTGgggatataataggtaaaaaaaaattgtcctttcttgatttgtcaaaatggacaagtaattagggacaactaaaaaaggaaaagtggacaagtaattagggacagagagagtacGACTATTTTTTACAaggtaaattttatttcataaacaaacaaatattaaTCCAATTCCTCAAAATTGAGAATTTAAAGATATCGTCTTACTTTTGGATCACTTTGCGCATTATTGTTTGAATGCATCATCCATGAAGCAATAACCCCACACTTCACCTCACTTTATCGCTTTAATATTTAAGCCACAACTCGATGGTTTTTTAACAACACCAGTGACAACAAAAGCTAGTTTAAAGCATTAAAAAGACACCCCACTTGGCAgtcccccaccccccaaaagaAAACCCCACTTCAGcaagatgaaaagaaaatatactaCAAATATGTGATTCAATCATCCGATTTCAGTTTCGTACCATATAGTAGATGAGTCAGGAGTAATACCAAGAAAGTAACCCCCAGGTTTAAGCAAAGCTGATACATTATGCAAtagcctccttgctttctcTTCACTATCAAAGCACGCCTGCAAGTAAATATCAGATTAATTTCAATGCAACTAACAGATGCTAGAAGTGTACATAAAGAAGACACTAGTACAAGAACAGCTAACCTGTAAATTGTGCATGCAGAAAACGACATCGGCCTGCTTTTCCTTGTCCTTCCAAAATGAGTCTATATCTTCCTGCACAAAAAATGTACATTCATATAACTGCCAACTAGACAGAAACATACAACAAACCTCATAACTGAGAACACAATAAACATCCATACAATTCCGTTTTCTGTTGATGACATCACACAATAAAGGCAATATTAATTGGAGCAAACAATTTACTCAATAACACTGCTCTGAATTGCTGAAAAGCAACCAATCACGCAAATAAGGAAAAGGATAAGAAGAATCAAGGCACTAAAACAAAATTTCTGAACAAAACAGAAGGAACGGCAAGAGACCAAATAGGTACTTGCACACTGACTACTTGAAATGCAAACTATATCAGTAAAGTGGGGAGGGAATGAGGATTCAATCTTTCACAGGAAAAGCTCATTTCAACCTTGGAGGTGAGGTAGATAACACTTCAACGCTCTTGGCTATTTTACTTAAAACAGACAACAGAAATTGATCAAGAGAGTAAAATACAAAGCAGTAACCCAACTGCCAAACAGAATCTGATAATGAAAACCAACAGAATACTGGATTCACAAGTTCAATTAGCATAGACCAAATAAAATACGCCCAAAAAAGGAATAGTTGTTGGACTCACAATACAAGGATTGAGCTCAATGAACTCAGATGTGTAAGCCTTCCGCTGACTCTCCCACGCTTCCTTCACTTCATTCACTCCCGAAGTTTCCACATCTATTCAacacaattttcaaattttaagctACCATCAGTGGGTATCTATGCACTACTCTCAGGTTCAATTTATATGAGGGAGTTTTACTGTAtgaggagtttaagaaagaaagattttttatgcatgctatatgtatatatatgtgtgtgtgtgtgatatACCAAAGTACCTTTAGAATCTTGTTCCTAAACAAAATATTGATATCAGTAAAAGCATGCCATTAagggaaaataaaaatgataaaattaaagagtttcTGATGACAAAGACATGTCAATTTTCTTTAGAATCACAAAAGAGGAAGAGTgtcatacaaaataaaatagatacTATTACGagtatatatgtacatatatatttgtgtgtTTGCACATATATATACTATGTGTATGTATTTTGTGCATCTCAGGCAAAAACACTAAGTCAGTTATTCTCATATGTTAAAGCctttggtggacagagttacccgGTAGCTTTGTTGGTGAGAGATACTAACAAGGGGATTCAAAAAGAAATTCTTATGCCAAGAGAATCAAACAACTTAcacatacacaaaaaaaaaatcatttttccctatttcaatagtataatttttcaacGAACGGGATTCAATTGAACACCTTGCACACCTATGCCTCCTCCCCTAAGGTAAGCATGTCCAGAGGTAACAAGCACCCATAAAATTATTCAAGGTGccctttttaagaaaaagaatgaaacagAAGAGTAACAGTCATCCTACCAATGCCAATATAGTGACCAATTTGAGCTTCATCCCACTTCTCCACATCAGGTACTTTTCCACAATACATATCACATACCTACATAAGacatgtataaaaaaaattccatataTATCAACACCCGCAAAACTAGAAAACTAGAATTTCGAGTTTATAGGTTCTACATTCTAGAAACTGCATTTTACTTGATTCATTtgtataaacaaaataaaaaattgactaaTTCTACCTAATACCTGCCACCTCTCACCTGCAACAAGTATCAAGTAACTCTGTCTACGATATTatacatattaagtgaattttcAACTAAAAGTATAGATTTCGAGCAAAGCGAAGGTTTAGCTCCGCCATAACAATTCAAGTGAAGCGTAATAGAAAGAGTAGAGAGTACATACAGTGGCATAAGGGGAGACGAAGATATTGATAAGCACACTTTTGACGAAATCGAGAAGTCGATGATGAGTTGACTCGGCAGGTCTGTGAGTCAGGAATGAATTCGCCATCATCATCGTCTCTAAAACCCACACAAAACCCTACTGCTCTGATTCACAGCAAAAGTTGTTCTATTAATTCAACTTTTTGTCGGGCTGAGGCTGATTTGATTTtgtgtatttttaaaaaggataaaaacaCCTTTGATTTTAGGGTGaattgttaattttgttttttgaattattGACCGTCTATTTAAATTCAATTGGTGAGATTTGAATTCGGGCTCAACAATACTAAAAGAGCCTTAAGCATCCATCCAAGAGTCGACGGATTAGTCAAATCATCTGTTCATTGGGTGCTCTATATTCATTGGGTGCTTGAGCACTCGGGTCCGCCCCTGTTAGTagagtatataaaaataatattgaataagGAGTATTAGTGATGAAGAAATTAGTTATATTGGGATTTTTTATACTTCAttgtttgatttgttgtatCAAATGATTATTTAATAGGATTAGTTATATttacattaattataataagattatttcttatgcaacGTTTGATTTactgtattaaaaataacatatattgtgCAATATGGGTTTGAGTTTTATGGTACAGAGTCACTTTCGTTAGGAATGCTTTACTctccaatgtgggactttcctTCACAAAAATTCGGATTTAGTCAAGTACCTTTTAATCAGAGGTTCGAATTCGAGTCCCCTTAAATACAGAATCGTCTTTGTTAGAGAGCGTTTTACTATCCAATGTGTGTACCCTAGCATGAATCCAAATTTAGTTGGGTAGctcttaaccagaggtctcgaaTTCGAGACCCTTGAACACATAATCACCTTTGTTAAAGAGCGTTTTACTATCCAATATGGACCCTAGCATGAATCCAAGTTTAGTCAGGTAGCTCTTAACCAGAGGCCTCAAATTCAAGTCTCTTGAACACAAAATCACCTTTGTTAAAAAGTGTTTTACTATCCAATGTGGACCCTAGCGCGATCCAAATTTAGTCGGGTGGctcttaaccagaggtctcaaATTCAAGTCCCTTAAACACAAAATAACCTTTGTTAGAGAGCGCTTTACTATCCAATGTAGACCCtaacacaaattcaaatttaatcagatAGCTCTTAACAAGAGTTCTTGAATTTGAGTCCCTTGAACGCAACATCACCTTCCTTAAAAAGCACTTTAATATACAATTTAGATTTTTTGATAGTGccattttctcttctcttccCATATTTCCTTTTCAGATTACAATACCAAACTAACAAGTGATGAGTTCAGAAGAGACTCTTGTTGAATCGGCGCTGCGAGTTCTCAACACAGCTGACCCTGTTGAGAAAGCTCGCATTGGTGACGAAGTAGCAAACAAATGGCTGCAAGGTCTCATTTCTCAGCCTTATAACCCTGCTGAAGAACTCCCTGTTCCTGATCGTCCAGCCCGTCTTACAAATGTAATGATTTTTGCTTAAGCTCAAATTCTTTTTTGTTATGTCTATTACCTGTTCGATGAAATGCCCAACTGACCCAAATGcttgttttactattttttttgtgttcaaTTTTCTGGGAAATGCTTATAATGGTGAACAGGTGAAGCTGGTGTCACCAAGTCTCATGCCGAAGCTTGGGAAAGCGGGAAGCTTGCAGAGTAGACAGGCCATTGTACATAGTCTTGTACACACTGAAAGCTGGGCTATTGACTTGTCTTGGGTAATTAAAAAATTCCCTTATTTCCTTGTTCCCAAGTATTAGCTTGTGAAATTTCGGGTCTTTAATGGTATAAGTTTAATATATGCTGAGATTTTTAGAAATTGTACTCGGTTTATAGTGTGTAGTACTATATGTTGCTTCATTTgttttgtattaatttttttgaaatccCGCTTCAAAGAACTTCTCTTTTGAAccgagggtctatcagaaacaacctctctaacccttgtaaggtctgcgtacattctaccctccccagactcTACTTCTGGGATTACAatggatatgttgttgtagtACTTGTTTACAAAATAGTAAACTAAATATAATTTCTCAAGTGGGATGGATTGTTTTGCACTAGAAACGGGAACAAGAATGGTGTTTTTCTTGCAAAGAAGATAAGTCTTCAAGTGAGTATGGGTACCAAATGCACCCACAAATTTCACTGTGACAATCAGACTTGAACTTTGTGTGTCTTGGTGTGTGTGTGTTTCTATAACTTTATATATGTAACTTAAGTTGAAGGTGATGAGCCTGCCTACACTGTATAATACTCGTGGATAGAGAAAGGTTTAACAAAGTTGTTAGCGCTGTTGTGACCTAGCATGGTGGATGGTACCTCTATTTGATGATTCATTCTTGGATATATTTATGCATTTTTGAGTCCCACTTGTCAACTGCAACTATTGAGTAACTATCCCTGGATGATTATATATGTCTTTGGTCGTCTTACAGGATATAATTGCTCGATTCGGCAAGCAACAGTCAATGCCAAGAGAATTTTTCACTGATTTTGTAAAAGTTGCACAAGATGAGGGGCGGCATTTTACTCTACTTGCCGCACGGCTTAAGGAACTAGGTTCATTCTATGGAGCTTTACCTGCTCATGATGGCCTGTGGGATTCAG
Coding sequences within:
- the LOC125845420 gene encoding mRNA cap guanine-N7 methyltransferase 2 isoform X1; amino-acid sequence: MMMANSFLTHRPAESTHHRLLDFVKSVLINIFVSPYATVCDMYCGKVPDVEKWDEAQIGHYIGIDVETSGVNEVKEAWESQRKAYTSEFIELNPCIEDIDSFWKDKEKQADVVFCMHNLQACFDSEEKARRLLHNVSALLKPGGYFLGITPDSSTIWAKYQKNVEAYHNRSGGMKPNIVPSCIRSENYMITFEVEEEKFPFFGKKYQLKFASDVSAETQCLVHFPSLLRLAREAGLEHTEIQNLTDFYDDNRAQFLGMLQDAGHNFFDPRGRLLPRSYDVLGLYTTFIFQKHDPDIAPPLTTPFLPVGSHYLDEMEWQVILWNEEENGQTDSSIGLGKITEQKGILGPGPAELRFPEAI
- the LOC125845420 gene encoding mRNA cap guanine-N7 methyltransferase 2 isoform X2 — its product is MMMANSFLTHRPAESTHHRLLDFVKSVLINIFVSPYATVCDMYCGKVPDVEKWDEAQIGHYIGIDVETSGVNEVKEAWESQRKAYTSEFIELNPCIEDIDSFWKDKEKQADVVFCMHNLQACFDSEEKARRLLHNVSALLKPGGYFLGITPDSSTIWAKYQKNVEAYHNRSGGMKPNIVPSCIRSENYMITFEVEEEKFPFFGKKYQLKFASDVSAETQCLVHFPSLLRLAREAGLEHTEIQNLTDFYDDNRAQFLGMLQDAGHNFFDPRGRLLPRSYDVLGLYTTFIFQKHDPDIAPPLTTPFLPVGSHYLDEHLG
- the LOC125845421 gene encoding uncharacterized protein LOC125845421; this translates as MSSEETLVESALRVLNTADPVEKARIGDEVANKWLQGLISQPYNPAEELPVPDRPARLTNVKLVSPSLMPKLGKAGSLQSRQAIVHSLVHTESWAIDLSWDIIARFGKQQSMPREFFTDFVKVAQDEGRHFTLLAARLKELGSFYGALPAHDGLWDSAIATSNDLLARLAIEHCVHEARGLDVIPTTISRFRNGGDSQTAELLENVVYPEEITHCAVGVKWFKYLCVRSTNPNLSDLPSEETSDVDNEVIQKFHSTVRTYFRGPLKPPFNEQARKAAGFGPQWYEPLAVKDFTVL